A stretch of the Phycisphaerales bacterium genome encodes the following:
- a CDS encoding acyltransferase yields the protein MPDYGDQFPGVKIHESAYVDAPCQIGEGTKIWHFSHVMPNCKIGDKCNIGQNVVISPDVVIGNNVKIQNNVSVYSGVVLEDDVFCGPSMVFTNINNPRSEIIRRDQYARTLVRKGASMGANCTIVCGSRVGEFAFVAAGAVVTKDVPPYALMVGVPARKKGWVCRCGVPLPAATTSNTINCPSCGNQYQEEAGMLEPIKELQAQEVLS from the coding sequence ATGCCTGACTATGGCGATCAATTCCCTGGCGTAAAGATTCACGAATCAGCCTATGTCGATGCACCTTGCCAGATTGGCGAGGGCACAAAGATTTGGCATTTTTCGCATGTGATGCCCAACTGCAAGATTGGTGACAAATGCAACATTGGCCAAAATGTTGTGATCTCTCCCGATGTCGTCATTGGTAATAATGTCAAAATACAGAACAATGTTTCTGTTTATTCGGGTGTTGTCTTGGAAGACGATGTCTTCTGTGGGCCATCCATGGTCTTTACGAATATCAACAACCCGCGCAGTGAAATTATCCGCCGTGATCAATACGCTCGAACGCTTGTTCGCAAGGGTGCATCAATGGGGGCGAACTGTACGATTGTCTGTGGAAGTCGTGTTGGGGAATTTGCCTTTGTTGCAGCTGGCGCGGTCGTGACGAAAGACGTGCCACCCTATGCACTCATGGTTGGTGTTCCAGCTAGAAAAAAGGGTTGGGTATGTCGTTGTGGTGTTCCACTGCCGGCAGCGACAACCTCAAACACAATCAACTGCCCGAGTTGTGGCAATCAGTATCAAGAAGAAGCGGGCATGCTTGAGCCTATTAAAGAATTACAAGCCCAGGAGGTGCTCAGTTGA
- a CDS encoding acyl-CoA dehydrogenase family protein yields MQKQDLSKSLKNLSAKDRKQIEDAQEMLGPDPDQMGVIKNMCWGRIREELILQYPEIAPDETVRCDALLKELDLYLRNEHPHHEIDTKQEIPPWVMKRLFDMGVMGMIIPQEYGGGGFSITSYNRVLERIGYSCGSTAVMVSAHQSIGCGAIKLFGTDEQKRDFLPSLATNLVSAFCLSEPNVGCDAGGQETRCEVSEDGEYYILNGEKKWATSGALAGLLTVMCKQSLVNPKTGKAKDSVTALICNPEMEGIEISSCNRSKCGIRGTWQARVIFKNVKVPRANLLHKEGRGLNVALTCLNYGRCTLSAGMVGAAQAAFQQSTKWAQYRNQFDRPLADFDQVQSKIATMAAYCYALDAMLYMTTGIVDRGDDDIMLETAICKVFCSDIGWKVTDEAMQIMGGEGYMTENVVERLWRDSRINMVVEGANEVMHTFIFAYGSKQLGEYLLGIKAKPLSNLIPAIKIAAELYLGVKARAPRFETLHPSLQPYGKLLSNTIRDISHAIKMSFKRHAEGLITNQMIQARLSWSIIWAYAISCSLSKLDSDISKGISGEKLEHDRILVRHICAFGIDEVNANIRALTDNHDDTMRKAATAGLKYVSGLPNADYVMPESTPDPTALGKGRVPDQTAIPQFGHGSLFEMDAKVRQ; encoded by the coding sequence GTGCAAAAGCAAGATCTTTCTAAATCTCTCAAGAACCTCTCGGCGAAAGACCGTAAGCAGATTGAAGATGCTCAAGAAATGCTCGGCCCTGATCCTGATCAGATGGGCGTGATCAAAAACATGTGTTGGGGTCGAATCCGCGAAGAGTTGATTTTGCAGTACCCAGAAATCGCTCCGGATGAAACAGTAAGGTGTGACGCCCTACTGAAAGAGCTCGATCTATATTTAAGAAACGAACACCCTCATCATGAGATCGACACCAAGCAAGAGATTCCCCCGTGGGTCATGAAGCGTCTTTTTGACATGGGCGTTATGGGCATGATCATTCCTCAGGAATATGGTGGCGGTGGCTTTAGTATTACAAGCTACAACCGAGTGCTGGAACGTATTGGTTACAGCTGTGGCTCCACCGCTGTGATGGTTTCAGCTCACCAGTCGATTGGCTGTGGGGCGATCAAACTTTTCGGTACAGATGAACAAAAACGTGATTTTCTACCCTCACTCGCCACAAACCTTGTGAGTGCTTTCTGCCTTTCCGAACCAAACGTAGGTTGTGATGCTGGTGGGCAAGAAACGCGTTGTGAGGTTTCCGAAGATGGCGAATACTACATCCTTAATGGGGAAAAGAAGTGGGCCACATCCGGCGCCTTAGCTGGGCTGCTGACTGTCATGTGCAAACAGTCTCTTGTGAACCCCAAGACTGGCAAGGCAAAAGACAGTGTCACAGCGCTGATTTGTAATCCAGAAATGGAAGGTATTGAGATATCAAGTTGCAATCGATCCAAGTGTGGTATTCGAGGCACATGGCAAGCACGAGTTATATTCAAGAATGTAAAAGTACCCCGGGCTAATCTTCTACATAAGGAAGGAAGAGGATTAAATGTTGCACTAACGTGCCTCAATTATGGCCGCTGTACCCTTTCAGCTGGAATGGTGGGCGCTGCACAAGCTGCCTTCCAACAATCAACTAAGTGGGCTCAGTACCGCAACCAATTCGACCGACCACTGGCTGACTTTGACCAAGTACAATCAAAAATCGCGACGATGGCTGCCTATTGTTATGCACTCGATGCCATGCTCTATATGACAACTGGCATTGTTGACCGCGGTGATGATGACATCATGCTTGAGACCGCGATCTGCAAAGTATTTTGCTCGGATATCGGTTGGAAAGTAACTGATGAGGCTATGCAGATTATGGGTGGCGAGGGCTACATGACAGAAAATGTAGTTGAACGACTCTGGCGAGATAGCAGAATCAACATGGTCGTTGAAGGCGCTAACGAAGTCATGCATACATTCATCTTCGCGTATGGATCTAAGCAACTAGGCGAGTATCTTTTGGGCATTAAAGCGAAACCTCTTTCAAATTTGATCCCTGCCATAAAAATTGCTGCCGAGTTATATCTTGGTGTAAAAGCCCGTGCACCACGATTTGAAACACTACATCCATCGCTCCAGCCTTATGGAAAATTACTATCGAATACGATTCGTGATATTAGCCACGCCATCAAAATGAGCTTTAAGCGACATGCTGAGGGGCTCATCACAAACCAGATGATTCAGGCCAGATTAAGCTGGTCAATTATCTGGGCCTATGCGATTTCATGCAGCCTTTCAAAGCTGGACAGTGACATTAGCAAGGGGATTAGTGGTGAAAAACTGGAGCATGATCGGATCCTCGTGCGTCATATCTGTGCCTTTGGTATCGATGAAGTAAACGCAAACATTCGTGCTCTTACAGATAACCACGACGACACCATGCGGAAGGCCGCCACTGCTGGCCTAAAATATGTTTCTGGCCTTCCAAACGCCGACTACGTGATGCCTGAAAGCACCCCAGATCCGACTGCTCTGGGTAAGGGGCGGGTACCTGATCAAACTGCGATACCGCAATTTGGCCATGGCTCTTTGTTTGAGATGGATGCCAAAGTTCGACAATAA
- a CDS encoding Glu/Leu/Phe/Val dehydrogenase dimerization domain-containing protein, which produces MSILQQMMAFGHERVCFHHDEDTGLRAIVAIHSTVLGNALGGTRRWHYASETEAIYDVLRLSEGMTYKAAAAGLAMGGAKSVVLLPGRGSPGSEAEARALGRFVDTFSGNYIAAEDVGTTPEYVDWMAMETPHVMGGDRVSRGGDPSPFTAQGVVNSMKACLAHLGRPVDFSGLTVAIQGVGSVGQNVGRIMVENGAKIVVADICESSTKMMAEQFDAKVVSTEEIFTSACDIFSPCALGGVISAMNVPSLQCDIVCGGANNVLQDPEEDAAALYRRGILYAPDFVANAGGLIELAGLHLGMTREELDDRNAGIEDTTLHVLKMTKDVVSSHQAAVKFATDRIAVAKQENVHAH; this is translated from the coding sequence ATGTCGATACTGCAACAAATGATGGCGTTTGGCCACGAGCGAGTCTGTTTTCATCATGATGAGGACACTGGCTTAAGAGCCATTGTTGCCATTCACTCAACCGTTCTTGGCAATGCACTTGGTGGAACACGACGCTGGCACTACGCTTCTGAAACTGAAGCGATCTACGACGTGTTACGCCTATCTGAAGGAATGACTTACAAAGCTGCGGCAGCCGGCCTCGCTATGGGCGGTGCCAAGAGTGTCGTACTTCTGCCTGGCCGTGGTTCACCTGGATCTGAAGCTGAAGCAAGAGCACTCGGTCGGTTCGTTGACACCTTCTCTGGCAACTACATCGCTGCGGAAGATGTTGGCACCACTCCAGAATATGTTGACTGGATGGCAATGGAAACACCACATGTGATGGGCGGTGACCGTGTGTCGCGTGGCGGTGATCCTTCTCCGTTTACTGCTCAAGGTGTTGTTAATTCAATGAAAGCATGCCTTGCTCACCTAGGCCGCCCTGTAGATTTCTCGGGCTTAACTGTAGCCATCCAAGGGGTGGGTAGTGTTGGGCAGAATGTGGGCCGCATTATGGTGGAGAATGGAGCCAAGATTGTGGTCGCTGATATCTGCGAATCCTCAACAAAAATGATGGCTGAACAGTTTGATGCAAAGGTTGTCTCAACAGAAGAAATATTCACCTCTGCCTGCGACATTTTCTCACCATGTGCTTTGGGTGGCGTGATCAGTGCTATGAATGTCCCCTCTTTACAATGTGACATCGTTTGCGGTGGCGCCAATAATGTGCTCCAAGATCCTGAAGAAGATGCCGCAGCCCTCTATCGTCGTGGCATTCTCTATGCACCAGACTTCGTTGCAAATGCAGGTGGCCTAATTGAACTAGCTGGTCTTCACTTAGGCATGACGCGCGAAGAACTTGATGATCGAAATGCTGGAATTGAGGATACAACCCTACATGTTCTGAAAATGACCAAAGACGTTGTTTCATCACACCAGGCTGCTGTGAAATTTGCCACCGATCGCATCGCTGTTGCGAAGCAGGAGAATGTACATGCCCATTAA
- a CDS encoding alpha-ketoacid dehydrogenase subunit beta has protein sequence MANLTLVQAINLALIQEMEEDDRIILLGEDVGKNGGVFRVTEGLWQRFGANRVVDSPLAESGILGTSIGLAMAGLRPIPEIQFEGFLGPAYDQICTHAARMRTRTRGAYTVPLTIRVPVGGGIHAPELHSDSPETIYTHTPGLKVVMPASPYDAKGLLISAIRDPDPVIFFEPKRIYRAFREEVPEDEYTIPIGEARIIQEGEELTMVSWGASVIQCMNAIENSDRSIELIDLRTIAPMDMQSIERSVKKTGRCVVVHEAPKTLGLGAEIASRIMEHCFLHLEAPVQRVAGFDTIMPYYKLELDYMPDAARITKAIDEVSAY, from the coding sequence ATGGCAAACCTGACACTGGTACAAGCAATCAACCTAGCACTCATCCAAGAAATGGAAGAGGACGACCGCATTATTCTGCTCGGCGAAGATGTGGGCAAGAACGGTGGCGTCTTTCGAGTGACTGAAGGACTATGGCAAAGATTTGGTGCGAATCGTGTCGTTGACTCTCCACTTGCTGAATCAGGCATTCTTGGCACTTCTATTGGCTTAGCGATGGCTGGGTTGCGCCCTATTCCAGAAATCCAATTCGAAGGCTTTCTTGGCCCAGCTTACGATCAGATTTGTACACATGCTGCTCGCATGAGAACCAGAACAAGAGGCGCTTATACGGTGCCACTCACTATTCGGGTTCCAGTTGGTGGTGGCATCCATGCTCCTGAACTTCACAGCGACAGTCCAGAGACAATCTACACACATACACCAGGGCTGAAAGTGGTCATGCCGGCTTCGCCATATGACGCCAAGGGATTGCTTATCAGCGCCATCCGTGATCCTGATCCCGTGATTTTCTTTGAGCCGAAACGGATCTACCGCGCTTTCCGTGAGGAAGTACCTGAAGATGAATACACGATTCCGATTGGCGAAGCTCGTATCATTCAAGAGGGTGAGGAACTCACAATGGTCTCCTGGGGCGCCTCTGTCATTCAGTGTATGAATGCCATCGAGAATTCGGATCGCTCTATTGAACTCATTGATCTGCGAACCATTGCTCCAATGGACATGCAGTCTATTGAACGTTCGGTCAAAAAGACGGGAAGATGTGTCGTCGTACACGAGGCTCCAAAGACACTTGGCCTTGGAGCTGAGATCGCCTCCCGCATCATGGAGCATTGCTTCCTTCACTTAGAAGCACCGGTCCAGCGCGTAGCTGGATTCGATACAATCATGCCCTACTACAAGCTGGAGCTTGACTACATGCCGGATGCAGCCCGCATCACAAAGGCCATTGACGAGGTTTCTGCATACTAG
- a CDS encoding dihydrolipoamide acetyltransferase family protein: MTTNQPTDQSHFLLPDLGEGVHEAELIKWRVKPGEHVDEHQTLAEMETDKAMVEVPSPWEGTIDGLNGKEGDIINVGTILVTYLGKKKSSKASGNGEVIAASAGGTKEEEEDAGTVVGSVDTSLSVPGQFTRQSKEAVATEAKVLKSLATPAVRKIAKDLNVMIDHVTGTGRGGRVTATDVHEHASGDPVATGRPTAGERPLSTPAPSRTNVAQRIPFRGVRRKIADALSTSINTAVHFTVNDDADVTELDRKRKEYSRVVGQKLGYLPFIMVATIRALQKHPSLNANVDDHANEILLKDAVHLGCAVDTDHGLMVPVIDDAQHLSVVELAGRVTELATGCRDRSISRDHLIGGTFTISNVGSYGGMYATPIINYPEVGILATGRVTERVMTRDSMFYAGKVLPLSLSCDHRVVDGAEGARFLHTIVKLLESPEHLFGV; encoded by the coding sequence ATGACTACCAATCAACCTACCGACCAGTCACACTTCCTCCTACCTGATCTAGGCGAAGGTGTCCATGAAGCAGAACTCATCAAATGGCGCGTTAAGCCAGGTGAGCATGTCGATGAACACCAAACCTTGGCAGAAATGGAAACTGATAAAGCCATGGTCGAGGTTCCAAGCCCATGGGAGGGGACCATTGATGGCCTCAACGGCAAGGAAGGTGACATCATTAACGTTGGCACCATCTTGGTGACCTATCTCGGGAAAAAGAAATCTTCTAAAGCGAGCGGTAACGGCGAAGTCATTGCGGCCTCAGCAGGCGGCACTAAAGAAGAAGAAGAAGATGCTGGAACAGTTGTTGGTTCTGTTGATACCTCACTAAGTGTTCCTGGCCAATTTACGAGACAATCGAAAGAAGCCGTTGCAACCGAAGCCAAAGTATTAAAGTCGCTCGCAACGCCAGCTGTTCGCAAGATTGCAAAAGACCTCAATGTGATGATTGATCATGTCACTGGCACAGGGCGAGGTGGCCGCGTTACGGCCACTGATGTGCATGAACATGCTTCTGGCGATCCGGTTGCAACTGGTCGCCCAACAGCCGGCGAGAGACCGCTCAGCACTCCTGCTCCGTCTCGCACAAATGTCGCGCAGAGAATCCCCTTCCGTGGCGTAAGACGTAAGATCGCAGACGCCTTGAGCACCTCCATCAACACAGCTGTTCATTTCACAGTGAACGATGACGCTGATGTCACAGAGCTCGATCGCAAACGCAAGGAATACTCTCGCGTTGTTGGCCAAAAACTTGGCTATTTGCCATTCATCATGGTTGCAACGATCCGTGCCTTGCAAAAACACCCTTCATTGAACGCAAATGTTGATGATCACGCTAATGAGATTCTACTAAAAGATGCTGTTCATCTAGGTTGTGCTGTTGATACTGATCACGGACTTATGGTGCCTGTGATTGATGACGCGCAGCATCTGAGTGTTGTTGAACTCGCTGGCCGTGTTACAGAATTAGCAACCGGCTGCCGAGACCGATCGATTAGCCGTGACCATTTGATTGGCGGCACATTTACAATCTCAAATGTGGGAAGCTATGGCGGCATGTATGCAACACCCATCATCAACTATCCCGAAGTTGGGATTTTAGCCACTGGGCGAGTTACTGAGAGAGTCATGACTCGTGACAGCATGTTCTATGCTGGCAAAGTCTTACCCTTGAGCTTGAGCTGCGATCACCGTGTTGTAGACGGCGCTGAGGGCGCTCGATTTTTGCACACTATCGTTAAGCTTCTTGAGTCACCAGAACATCTTTTTGGTGTCTAG
- a CDS encoding nucleotide sugar dehydrogenase, which produces MNDIATQLHEKLETRNATIGIIGLGYVGLPLAQAAHKAGYKVLGFDTDTQKVEKLNSGETYLQHLGNDLVKTLHSSDRFTATDTPDELGDADAILLCVPTPLGAHREPDLSYVTASTELVAKILRPGQLIVLESTTYPGTTRQDMCPILERGDLVVGRDFFVAYSPEREDPGRAGTTTSTIPKLVGGTDVTSGKLAATMYRQMIDTVHLVSTAEIAEAAKLLENIYRAVNIAMVNELKTVLSDMDIDIWEVIEAAATKPFGFQAFYPGPGLGGHCIPIDPFYLTWKAKEVGHTTRFIELAGEVNAQMPSYVVSRIAEALNHHSLSIRGSRILLLGIAYKKNVDDIRESPAAEIIDLLNGSGAHVVYHDPHVTDFPEMRHHNINMTSMPLTEEEISKADAVVIVTDHDQVDYDLVGQNAKLIVDTRNAMERVENPSSLIVKS; this is translated from the coding sequence ATGAACGATATTGCTACTCAGCTACACGAGAAGCTTGAAACAAGAAACGCTACTATCGGTATCATCGGCCTTGGCTATGTTGGGTTGCCACTGGCTCAAGCTGCACACAAAGCCGGATACAAGGTGTTGGGATTTGATACAGATACCCAGAAGGTCGAGAAACTTAATAGCGGTGAAACCTATCTACAGCACCTTGGCAATGACCTCGTCAAGACCCTTCATTCATCTGATCGGTTTACGGCCACTGACACTCCCGATGAACTAGGTGATGCTGATGCAATTTTACTGTGCGTTCCAACTCCGCTGGGGGCACATCGCGAGCCAGACTTAAGTTATGTCACTGCGAGTACTGAATTGGTTGCAAAGATATTGCGCCCTGGCCAGCTGATTGTTCTTGAATCAACGACTTATCCTGGGACCACACGACAGGATATGTGTCCCATTCTTGAGCGTGGTGATCTGGTTGTCGGTCGTGATTTCTTTGTTGCATACAGCCCAGAACGAGAGGACCCAGGTCGTGCTGGGACAACAACAAGCACCATCCCAAAACTTGTTGGAGGCACTGATGTCACGAGTGGCAAGCTCGCTGCCACCATGTATCGTCAGATGATTGATACCGTACACCTGGTATCAACTGCAGAAATCGCTGAAGCCGCAAAGCTACTAGAGAATATCTATCGGGCGGTTAACATCGCGATGGTCAATGAGCTTAAGACTGTTCTTTCTGATATGGACATTGACATTTGGGAGGTCATTGAAGCAGCAGCCACAAAGCCATTTGGATTCCAGGCATTTTATCCTGGCCCAGGTCTTGGCGGTCACTGTATTCCAATTGATCCCTTCTACCTTACTTGGAAGGCGAAAGAAGTTGGGCACACGACGCGATTCATTGAACTTGCTGGGGAGGTCAATGCGCAAATGCCTTCTTACGTTGTTTCTCGCATCGCTGAAGCTCTTAACCACCACAGTCTCTCTATTCGAGGCTCAAGAATTCTGCTTCTTGGGATCGCCTACAAGAAAAATGTTGATGACATTAGAGAAAGCCCTGCTGCTGAGATTATCGATCTTCTTAACGGTTCAGGTGCCCATGTCGTCTACCATGATCCGCATGTAACCGATTTTCCTGAGATGCGACACCACAATATTAATATGACCTCTATGCCGCTGACGGAAGAAGAGATCTCTAAAGCAGACGCGGTCGTTATTGTCACTGACCATGACCAGGTTGACTATGATCTTGTCGGACAAAACGCTAAGTTGATTGTAGACACACGCAACGCTATGGAACGTGTAGAAAATCCATCATCGCTCATCGTAAAATCCTGA
- the pdhA gene encoding pyruvate dehydrogenase (acetyl-transferring) E1 component subunit alpha — MPIKKALDITIEHISILDENGKFDEKLGKDLIPDEDVVRLYEHITLCRHLDEIAFKLQRSGRMGTYPENRGQEATSVGATYALQGKDWLVPCYRENAGLYLRGLPIEYVLLHWMGDERGNQIPEDLHITPIAIPIGTQMLHATGLAWASKYRGDGGIACTFFGDGATSEGDFHEAANFASSLNLPVIFLCQNNGWAISVPSSVQSAAPTFAQRGVAYGMHSVQCDGNDLFAMVKVVREAAERARTENRPTFIEAVTYRLGDHTTADDARRYRDADVLDKWTQKDPLIRLRKYLEDRKLWDDTRQKAAEAKAKKEVSAAVKRAEEIEPPKAEAMFDSMYENLHDELLLQRETMRTSSLGQNPHEIDPAAHSHAQNTTD; from the coding sequence ATGCCCATTAAAAAAGCTCTCGACATCACTATTGAGCACATCTCAATTCTGGACGAGAACGGGAAATTTGATGAGAAGCTTGGTAAGGATTTAATTCCAGATGAGGATGTTGTTCGACTTTATGAGCACATCACTCTCTGCCGTCACTTAGATGAGATTGCTTTTAAGTTGCAGCGATCTGGCAGAATGGGAACTTACCCAGAAAATCGAGGCCAGGAAGCAACCTCTGTCGGCGCGACCTATGCCCTCCAGGGCAAAGATTGGCTTGTGCCTTGCTATCGAGAGAATGCAGGGCTTTATCTACGAGGTCTACCTATTGAATATGTGCTCCTGCACTGGATGGGTGATGAACGCGGCAATCAGATTCCTGAAGATCTACACATCACTCCAATCGCAATACCAATTGGAACCCAAATGCTGCATGCAACAGGACTCGCATGGGCAAGCAAGTATCGCGGTGATGGTGGAATTGCATGTACGTTTTTTGGTGATGGCGCCACCAGTGAAGGTGATTTTCATGAGGCAGCTAATTTTGCATCAAGCCTCAATCTACCGGTGATCTTTCTTTGCCAGAACAATGGCTGGGCTATTTCGGTGCCTAGTTCTGTTCAGTCTGCTGCACCAACCTTTGCGCAACGTGGTGTTGCGTATGGTATGCATAGTGTTCAGTGCGATGGGAACGATCTGTTTGCGATGGTCAAGGTTGTTCGTGAAGCTGCTGAACGAGCCAGAACTGAAAACCGACCCACGTTTATTGAGGCCGTTACTTACCGCCTGGGCGATCATACGACCGCAGATGATGCTCGCCGATATCGTGATGCAGATGTCCTGGATAAGTGGACACAAAAAGACCCACTCATTCGGCTACGGAAATATCTCGAAGATCGAAAACTGTGGGACGATACTCGACAAAAAGCCGCTGAAGCAAAAGCGAAGAAAGAGGTTTCGGCTGCTGTTAAGAGAGCCGAAGAGATTGAGCCACCTAAGGCAGAAGCTATGTTTGACTCTATGTATGAAAATCTTCACGACGAGCTGTTACTACAGCGTGAAACCATGCGAACGAGTAGCCTCGGCCAGAATCCTCATGAGATTGATCCGGCTGCACATTCACACGCTCAGAACACCACCGATTAA
- a CDS encoding DegT/DnrJ/EryC1/StrS family aminotransferase, with amino-acid sequence MSQSITVPLLDLKAQYGPLRDEIMAAMTEVIEAQWFIMGPKVKELETQVAEYCHAKHAIGCASGSDALLLALMGIGIQPGDEVICPSYTFFATAGSIHRLGAKPVFVDIDPTTYNMDVGLVREAASRCTRLKAIVPVHLFGQTVDMKAYNQLGTELGVPVIEDAAQAIGSIDNNGSFAGSTGTVGCFSFFPSKNLGGFGDGGIMTTNDDEIAERLSILRVHGGKPKYYHHVVGINSRLDALQAAILSIKLKHLNDWHAARLRNANRYNEIFESAGSKTSATLLSEGGLPLRTPQGVSDPSRHIYNQYCIRVPDGIRDQLRDHMKEQGIGTEIYYPVPLHEQACFASLGYKLGDLPESESAARETLALPIYPELSEEQQNHVASTVCKFVEEHAPAKV; translated from the coding sequence TTGAGCCAGTCTATAACAGTCCCTTTGCTCGATTTGAAAGCGCAGTACGGTCCACTTCGTGACGAAATTATGGCTGCAATGACAGAAGTCATCGAGGCACAGTGGTTCATTATGGGCCCGAAAGTCAAAGAGCTCGAAACACAAGTTGCCGAGTACTGTCATGCGAAACATGCCATTGGATGCGCATCAGGTTCCGATGCTCTGTTACTGGCGCTGATGGGAATTGGTATTCAGCCTGGCGACGAAGTGATTTGTCCTTCTTATACATTCTTTGCCACAGCAGGATCAATCCATAGACTTGGTGCAAAGCCAGTATTTGTTGATATTGATCCCACTACCTACAACATGGATGTTGGACTGGTACGCGAGGCTGCGAGTCGGTGTACCCGACTCAAGGCGATCGTACCTGTTCACCTATTTGGTCAGACGGTTGATATGAAAGCGTACAACCAACTCGGCACAGAACTAGGTGTCCCTGTTATCGAGGATGCTGCCCAAGCAATTGGCTCTATTGATAACAATGGAAGTTTTGCCGGCTCAACTGGAACCGTTGGTTGCTTTAGCTTTTTCCCATCGAAGAACCTCGGCGGTTTTGGCGACGGCGGAATCATGACCACGAATGATGATGAAATAGCTGAGCGGCTTAGCATTCTTCGTGTGCATGGAGGCAAGCCAAAGTATTACCATCATGTTGTTGGCATTAACTCTCGTTTGGATGCACTTCAAGCGGCGATCTTATCGATCAAACTCAAGCACCTTAATGACTGGCATGCCGCTCGTCTGCGCAACGCTAATCGCTACAACGAGATCTTCGAATCAGCGGGGTCAAAAACCTCGGCAACGCTACTGAGTGAAGGCGGGCTTCCACTGCGAACACCACAGGGCGTTTCTGATCCTTCACGGCACATCTACAACCAATACTGCATTCGTGTTCCTGATGGGATTCGTGATCAATTGCGTGACCATATGAAGGAGCAGGGGATAGGCACAGAAATATACTATCCAGTACCACTTCATGAGCAGGCGTGTTTTGCTTCACTGGGATACAAGCTGGGCGATCTTCCTGAATCTGAGTCAGCTGCCCGAGAGACACTGGCACTGCCGATCTACCCAGAACTTTCTGAAGAACAACAGAATCATGTTGCATCAACCGTTTGTAAGTTTGTCGAGGAACATGCCCCAGCCAAGGTCTGA
- a CDS encoding MBL fold metallo-hydrolase, producing the protein MTWTSMVLRAGNFRLDGGSMFGVVPKAIWSRLVEPDEANRIPLQTNCLLLDDGVHRVLVEAGYGGGWDDKSKSIFALEDRTITDALQEVDIDPESVTHTIVTHLHFDHCGGLTKSDEHNRHTRVFPNAKCIVQKCEWLDAQSKRSTMSKTYLSNNLEPLEEKLELVEGTHEVLPGLTVWPTMGHTWGHQSVRVDTQDEVVAFLGDVVPTCNHVPLAFSMGYDMLPWDNMKTKEAVLKLAMDEGWRLVLAHEPGHPEVRVIPDPAGHGRMTFQSLESN; encoded by the coding sequence ATGACTTGGACTTCTATGGTTCTTCGTGCCGGAAACTTCCGCCTTGATGGTGGCAGTATGTTCGGCGTAGTTCCTAAAGCGATCTGGTCACGCCTCGTAGAACCCGACGAGGCCAATCGTATTCCACTACAAACCAATTGCTTACTCCTTGATGATGGCGTACACCGAGTGCTTGTTGAAGCTGGTTATGGTGGTGGCTGGGATGACAAATCCAAAAGTATTTTTGCGCTTGAAGATCGCACTATTACAGATGCACTTCAAGAAGTTGATATTGATCCAGAATCTGTCACCCACACAATTGTGACACACTTGCACTTCGACCACTGTGGCGGGTTGACCAAGTCAGATGAACACAATCGTCATACTCGAGTTTTTCCAAATGCAAAGTGCATCGTACAGAAATGCGAATGGCTGGACGCTCAATCCAAGCGGTCTACGATGTCCAAAACCTACCTCAGCAATAATCTAGAGCCCCTCGAAGAAAAACTGGAACTGGTTGAGGGCACCCATGAGGTGCTGCCTGGATTAACAGTGTGGCCAACGATGGGTCATACCTGGGGACATCAGTCTGTACGGGTTGATACGCAAGACGAAGTCGTTGCTTTTTTGGGCGATGTCGTACCAACCTGTAATCACGTACCACTTGCATTCAGTATGGGCTACGACATGCTGCCATGGGACAACATGAAAACCAAAGAAGCTGTTCTTAAGCTGGCAATGGATGAAGGATGGCGACTTGTATTAGCGCATGAGCCAGGTCACCCCGAAGTACGAGTCATCCCCGATCCAGCCGGCCATGGCCGAATGACCTTTCAGTCACTTGAATCAAACTAG